The Polycladomyces zharkentensis genome window below encodes:
- a CDS encoding glycosyltransferase family 4 protein, translating to MAKKVMIFSSVHGYNDSRIFHKQAVSLARAGYDVELHAIADFEERTEQGVRIKGIPPHKSKLHRLAAGWTLFRRAMRSRADLYHFHDPELLPWGALIHWLTGVPVIYDAHEDLPKQIHTKPWIPAKIRGIVSRVVHKVEKGLARRLPAVVTATESIRDKFAGAGVRRVQVIKNYPLPLPRLERSAEEDGVNRVLYVGGISYLRGYREMIAMMDHLPKELNAELHLIGPLQHIAPEDQDRESLAAKRVYLHGRIPFEEVQQWLMKGKVGLVCLHPVENYRESLPIKMFEYMAAGLPVIATDFPLWREIVEGSRCGYLVNPLNPEEMAEKVATLLSDEAKRREMGENGRRAHEEVYNWQVEEQKLLQLYQELA from the coding sequence ATGGCCAAAAAGGTGATGATTTTCAGCTCCGTGCACGGGTACAACGATTCCCGCATCTTTCACAAACAGGCGGTATCGCTTGCCCGGGCGGGGTATGACGTGGAACTTCATGCGATTGCCGATTTTGAGGAGCGTACGGAACAAGGAGTTCGCATCAAAGGGATTCCGCCGCACAAGAGCAAACTCCACCGGCTGGCGGCCGGGTGGACGTTGTTTCGGCGGGCGATGAGAAGCCGGGCCGATTTGTATCATTTTCACGACCCCGAACTGTTGCCATGGGGAGCGCTGATCCATTGGCTGACGGGGGTTCCCGTCATTTACGACGCTCATGAGGATCTGCCCAAACAGATCCACACCAAGCCCTGGATTCCGGCGAAGATCCGTGGCATCGTCTCACGGGTGGTGCACAAGGTGGAAAAAGGATTGGCCCGTCGTCTGCCCGCCGTGGTGACGGCAACGGAGTCGATCCGAGACAAGTTTGCGGGTGCGGGGGTCCGCCGCGTCCAGGTGATTAAAAACTACCCGTTGCCGCTGCCGCGTTTGGAGCGGAGCGCAGAGGAAGACGGTGTCAACCGGGTGCTGTATGTGGGTGGCATCTCCTATCTCAGAGGATACCGCGAGATGATCGCGATGATGGATCACCTGCCGAAAGAGCTGAACGCCGAACTGCACCTGATCGGACCGCTTCAGCACATCGCGCCGGAAGATCAGGATCGCGAGTCGCTGGCCGCCAAACGGGTGTACCTGCACGGTCGCATTCCGTTTGAGGAAGTGCAGCAGTGGCTGATGAAAGGGAAGGTGGGGCTGGTTTGCCTCCATCCGGTGGAAAACTACCGTGAATCCCTGCCGATTAAAATGTTTGAGTACATGGCCGCCGGACTGCCGGTGATCGCCACCGATTTTCCGCTATGGCGGGAGATTGTGGAGGGCAGCCGGTGCGGATATCTGGTCAATCCGCTCAATCCCGAAGAAATGGCGGAAAAAGTGGCGACGCTCCTGTCGGATGAGGCGAAACGACGGGAGATGGGAGAAAACGGTCGGCGGGCGCACGAGGAAGTATACAACTGGCAAGTGGAAGAGCAAAAACTGTTGCAACTGTATCAGGAGCTTGCTTAA